One region of Culex pipiens pallens isolate TS chromosome 2, TS_CPP_V2, whole genome shotgun sequence genomic DNA includes:
- the LOC120416783 gene encoding uncharacterized protein LOC120416783 — translation MLKHVQVSPMRSRSDSLSMRSSTSCASSLCGSPEPPNEQLRSHSRASSYSSLNETIPQTTIKIYTACLRQDIEYKTLGISYDATSKSVVQQLLRRCKMRHRDPRLFYLTMEVTVRRPGVKSVLELDDEARPALLQACHPKGDSRFCLQQKPGGLIRVHTSALQPNSQYKSLLISEDTTSDELLSLLLSCYNSIEPVEQFSLYEVCPGQEYQRKLHPDDLPLKTQLQRQQKNEIMHFLVRRNPNYPRRRQMLAPISESTKHFIISPNGHHRLSLHSTTFPLSAVTTPTNTLISDIVDGVSSLNTLPKGRLALRESCLSSSSSSSSSSTTSSSSSCSSSSASTSSLEDNNNDDRTSCADAQCHRDEPPAIKSKNLDRSVQAPPRPSKASLLPSLLTAPNAPSYNPVYNIREIRTVCNSFSALGIDKKLVDISGTTPGSTAPIVRSAIVKEAVNTDPMKGVGNFIYI, via the exons atGCTGAAACACGTGCAGGTCTCGCCGATGCGCAGCCGGTCCGACTCGCTGTCGATGCGTTCGTCGACCTCGTGCGCGTCCTCCCTGTGCGGAAGTCCCGAACCGCCCAACGAGCAGCTGCGAAGCCACTCGCGAGCGTCCAGCTACTCGAGCCTGAACGAAACCATACCGCAG ACCACCATCAAAATCTACACCGCCTGTCTGCGCCAGGACATCGAGTACAAAACGTTGGGAATCTCGTACGACGCCACCAGCAAGAGTGTCGTGCAGCAGTTGCTGCGACG ATGCAAAATGCGACACCGAGACCCCCGGCTGTTCTACCTGACGATGGAGGTGACCGTGCGCCGACCGGGTGTCAAATCCGTACTGGAGCTCGACGACGAAGCCCGGCCGGCGCTGCTGCAGGCGTGCCATCCCAAGGGGGACTCCAG ATTTTGCCTCCAGCAAAAACCTGGCGGTCTGATCCGGGTGCACACGTCCGCCCTCCAGCCCAACTCGCAGTACAAGTCGCTGCTCATCTCCGAGGACACCACCTCGGACGAGCTGCTCTCGCTGCTCCTCTCCTGCTACAACTCCATCGAACCCGTCGAGCAGTTCTCCCTGTACGAGGTGTGCCCCGGCCAGGAGTACCAGCGCAAGCTCCACCCGGACGACCTCCCCCTCAAGACCCAACTCCAGCGCCAGCAGAAGAATGAAATCATGCACTTTCTGGTGCGGAGGAACCCGAACTACCCCCGACGGCGCCAAATGCTCGCTCCAATCTCCGAATCCACCAAGCACTTTATCATCAGCCCGAACGGCCACCACCGGTTATCGCTGCACTCGACGACCTTCCCGCTGAGCGCCGTTACGACCCCCACCAACACGCTCATCTCGGACATCGTGGACGGAGTGTCCTCGCTGAACACGCTGCCCAAAGGTCGACTAGCATTACGCGAGTCCTGCCTGTCCAGCTCGTCCTCCAGCTCATCCTCCTCAacgacctcctcctcctcttcctgcTCGTCAAGTTCCGCCAGCACCTCGTCCCTCGAGGACAACAACAACGACGACCGAACGAGCTGTGCGGACGCCCAGTGCCACCGGGACGAACCTCCCGCCATCAAGTCCAAGAACCTGGACCGGTCCGTCCAGGCTCCGCCCCGCCCCTCCAAAGCCTCCCTCCTCCCCTCGCTGCTGACCGCCCCGAACGCGCCCTCCTACAACCCCGTATACAACATCCGGGAAATTCGAACCGTTTGCAACTCCTTCTCCGCGCTCGGAATCGACAAAAAGCTGGTGGACATCAGCGGAACGACACCGGGCTCGACCGCCCCAATCGTGCGCAGTGCCATCGTCAAGGAGGCCGTCAACACGGACCCGATGAAGGGGGTGGGAAATTTCATCTACATTTGA